A region from the Lolium perenne isolate Kyuss_39 chromosome 4, Kyuss_2.0, whole genome shotgun sequence genome encodes:
- the LOC127296857 gene encoding BEL1-like homeodomain protein 7 — protein MATFFSTSTDQRGLAGGGGGGDMSFHHHYPMSNQYQDAATGGLIPLPATIAHGGDGDGRDEASAYMNSRDSAELGGLQTQLFMGDGGVSAAQRTHQGGQLSLSLGTQVPVSLYQYGRPGGMSPSLMSPNQQSTMAMAASRNTPGNMYVNNSRFLRAARELLDEVVSVRDAIKKKGDRKDDSAGKGESGKADGDKGDEHEGSSSAAELSAAERQDLQNKVTALMAMLEQVDRRYRHYHQQMQMVVSSFDAVAGSGAAKPYTALALQTISRHFRSLRDAIGAQVQAVRRSLGEQQDGSGAGGLSRLRYIDQHLRQQRAMQQFGMMQQPQHAWRPQRGLPESAVSVLRAWLFEHFLHPYPKDSEKVMLARQAGLSRGQVSNWFINARVRLWKPMVEEMYKEEFGAEMDSTNSSSENAGNGKRGKVEDPVCSEDQDRDEFQSASTHTHAGAGQLLSAYKSEPVSGMDAGALSSLGGADMSVYAPGGLSLNHHGPGGSSLLQDAFAHHGEDARFVAYGGDMADLGGSVSLTLGLQHCNNNAGHVPPEQQGLLYGGNPGDFDFLNGADDRQRFSSSSSQLLHDFVT, from the exons ATGGCCACGTTCTTCTCCACCTCCACTGATCAGAGGGGTCTCGCcggaggcggtggtggtggcgacatGTCATTCCACCACCACTACCCCATGTCCAACCAATACCAAGACGCAGCGACCGGCGGACTGATCCCGCTCCCGGCGACCATCGCGCACGGCGGTGACGGCGACGGCAGAGACGAGGCGTCCGCGTACATGAACTCGAGGGACAGTGCCGAGCTCGGCGGCCTGCAGACGCAGCTGTTCATGGGAGACGGCGGCGTGTCGGCGGCGCAGCGTACTCATCAGGGCGGCCAGCTCTCGCTCAGCCTCGGCACGCAGGTTCCGGTGTCGCTCTACCAGTACGGCCGTCCGGGCGGCATGTCTCCCTCCTTGATGAGCCCGAACCAGCAGTcgacgatggcgatggcggcgAGCAGGAACACACCGGGAAATATGTACGTGAATAACTCAAGGTTTCTGAGGGCGGCACGCGAGCTGCTGGACGAGGTGGTCAGTGTCCGGGATGCGATCAAGAAGAAGGGGGACAGGAAGGACGACTCTGCCGGTAAGGGCGAGTCTGGCAAGGCGGACGGCGACAAGGGAGACGAGCACGAGGggagctcctccgccgccgagctGTCGGCGGCGGAGAGGCAGGACCTCCAGAACAAGGTGACGGCACTGATGGCCATGCTGGAACAGGTGGACCGGAGGTACAGGCACTACCACCAGCAGATGCAGATGGTGGTGTCGTCGTTCGACGCGGTGGCCGGATCCGGTGCGGCGAAGCCTTACACGGCGCTGGCCCTGCAGACGATCTCTCGGCACTTCCGATCGCTGCGTGACGCGATCGGCGCGCAGGTGCAGGCCGTGCGGCGGAGCCTCGGGGAGCAGCAGGACGGCTCCGGCGCGGGGGGCCTGTCCCGGCTGCGGTACATCGACCAGCACCTTCGGCAGCAGCGCGCCATGCAGCAGTTCGGCATGATGCAGCAGCCACAGCACGCGTGGCGGCCCCAGCGCGGCCTCCCGGAGTCCGCCGTCTCCGTCCTCCGCGCCTGGCTCTTCGAGCACTTCCTCCACCC GTACCCGAAAGATTCGGAGAAGGTGATGCTGGCTAGGCAGGCGGGCTTGTCGAGGGGCCAGGTGTCCAACTGGTTCATCAACGCGCGCGTCCGGCTGTGGAAGCCGATGGTGGAGGAGATGTACAAGGAGGAGTTCGGCGCGGAGATGGACTCCACCAACTCATCGTCAGAGAACGCCGGCAACGGAAAGCGCGGCAAGGTCGAGGACCCGGTATGCTCGGAGGACCAGGATCGCGACGAGTTCCAGAGCGCGTCAACGCACACGCACGCTGGAGCGGGGCAGCTTCTCAGCGCCTACAAGTCGGAGCCGGTGTCCGGCATGGACGCCGGGGCCCTGTCCAGCCTCGGTGGGGCCGACATGAGCGTGTACGCGCCAGGAGGCCTCAGCCTGAACCACCACGggcccggcggcagcagccttctTCAGGACGCGTTCGCGCACCACGGCGAAGACGCCAGGTTCGTGGCGTACGGCGGCGACATGGCCGACCTCGGCGGTAGCGTGTCGCTGACGTTGGGCTTGCAGCACTGCAACAACAACGCAGGCCACGTGCCGCCGGAGCAGCAGGGCTTGCTGTACGGCGGCAAtcccggcgacttcgacttcctcaaTGGAGCCGACGATCGGCAGCGGTTCTCCTCGTCGTCGTCCCAGCTGCTGCACGATTTCGTCACATGA